From the Juglans microcarpa x Juglans regia isolate MS1-56 chromosome 3D, Jm3101_v1.0, whole genome shotgun sequence genome, the window tgtgcaGATACGcacatatacatgatataatACATTTGTTGTAATGCAGATACTCTGCAAGTGTTCTGGTGAAGATGATCTACACACGAGGACGatgtttttgtttgattttctaGGGAAGTATAAATGGGATGTGAAAATGGTTCTAGTACTCACAGCATTTGCGACAAGTTATGGGAAATTTTGGCTCCTAATGCAGCTCGATCCTCGAGATCCTTTGGCTGTATCAGTTGGAATGCTTAAGCAGTTGCCTAAAGATTTCAGCAAATTGAAGCCTCGATTCAAGGCACTGAGCCTGTTGATCAAGACAATGGTGGATGTGACAAAGTGTATCATCAAGTTTGAAGGCTTGCCTCTTTCACATGTAGATCTGGATAAGGAAATTTCTATCACCAAGGCTTGCATTCCTGAAGCTGCTTATTGGGTTGCTCGAAGTGTCTTTACATGCTCTTCTCAAATCACAGATTTCATAGCCATTCAACCTGAGCAAGTGCATGTTCTTTCTCTTCAATTGGCTTCCACAtatgctgatttttttttctctgcttCGTTTTTTATATCGTATTATGAGGAATATTTGAAACATAGCTTACTATATTTGACATAATTGATCATTTTGGTTAGAATTGAGACTGTTCACAAAatcatttgaattaaaatggCTGAACTCTCTGTAGTACAGGTGGTATTCAGATTCAACAATAATTGCAACATGGGAGCTCTCAAGTTTGGTTTTTAGGTTAAATAGGATATGCAGCCGCCTGAGTCAGCAGGTAGATCAGTGCCATAAACAAACAGGTAACTACTTAGATTATTCAAAACAATTTTGAAGCCTTATGCTTGTTCTTTGAGTGTAGGTTGTCTATTTCCATAATGATGCTTAATTCCAAATTTGCAGAGACAAAGATATGGCAGAAACTATCGAATCTCTTTCAGCAGACCTCCTTGGACAATCGGGAGGGGCTCAGTATGTTATGTGCTTTGACGGATGATCTGCCACTTAAGTATTGTCCCTCGCAGGAAAAGGTCTTATTCTCTCCAGCAGCTGTTTCGAATCAGAAAAAAGATTGTCATGCTGTCCAAAAATGCTActggaatattatatattgcgTCTGGCTAAAGTAATGAATGTTAAAAAGCATGTCTTCtcaaaagaaatgttgagaagTGATCCCATTTATCATAGATAGCTATGTTTGTTAGTTTATACGTAGGTTTATATATGTACTTTTCCTCTGAATTTGCCATTTCCTTTCTGTTCTATGACAGTTTGGTGTGTCTGAAATGAAGAACAAGGTAGTTATGCTCTTGATCACAAAGCCAGAGCTCCTCCCAATGGAGGAATTACTTCTGCTGGTTCAGCAAACATCTGATCACCCTCTCAACAAGAATTACAAGGGAAGTTATGAGATTATATGGTTTCCCATTACATGTTCTGAGGCATGGACTGATGCAGAGGTGGGAAGTTTTAACTTCTTCTCAAACTCTTTGCCATGGTACACAATTCGGCAGCCATGGTTACTGAGCTCAGCAGTAGtgaactatataaaaaaaacatggaaATATGCGGGTGAGCCGCTCATGGTAGTGTTGGATTCAAAAGGGATTGTCACTAACTTAAACGCAATTGACATGATTATGATCTGGGGAGCCCGGGCATATCCCTTTTCAGCTTCAAGAGAAGAAGAGCTCTGGAAAGAGGAGCAATGGACATTGCAACTTGTGATTGACCATATTGATCCCCAACTCGCTTACTGGGTATGAGCTTGACTCAATGAAGCATCATAATTTGCTGAGACCTTTTGTTGTCATTACAAATACCACATTTAGTTAGACTCCTTGTACTTAAGCACATTAGATTGCTCTGATTTCAGGTGGAAGAAGGCAAAAACCTATGCATTTATGGAAGTGATAGTCAAGAATGGATTCAAGAATTCAACTCCAAAATGAGGGGCATAAAAAGTGAAGGTTTTCAGCTTGAGATGGTGTATGTTGGCAAGAGGAACATGGATGAAAATGTGAGGAACACTTTGGCCAGCATTGCTGAAGAGAATCTGAAtggttctctctctttcacaaAAGTCCAATTCTTTTGGCTTCGATTGGAGAGATTGAGAAAATCGAAACTTCGACTTGGAAAGACTGCCAATACTGACCATATTCTAGAGGAGGTGTCTGCATTGCTTGATTTCAGCGACAAGGGTTGGGCTGTAATGGGGAAAGGGTCATCCACAGATACTGTGAAGCTTCAAGGAAAAGATCATCCCATGCAATGCTCAACTCTTTTTTCACAAGGAGGAGAAAATGTGACAAAAATGGGATTCCTTGATGCCATTGAGAGTGCATTTGAACCTTCTCCTTTACCTGTGTATTGCAGCCACACGAGTGTCATTCCTTATGCTGAAGGGTTGATTGAAGAAACAGCAATCTGTCAGAAATGTAAGCATCCCATGAAGAAGTTTGTTGTCTACGAATGATATGTAATATAGATTTACACAACGGATATCCTTTTAGATTTACTTATGACTTGTAGACAACATATAAAGTTTATGGTTATTGGTCAGTGAACTTCTTGTACTTGCATTCCATCATTTGTTAAAAGCAACATCTTTTACTTCGTATTATTTGAGAAGCATGGAGTTTAGCTCGCGTGAAATCACCTCTAGAGCATTCTCACGTCCATTCACATATATCATGTAGtcacatttatttttgttagaaCCTACTCCATCTCTCTGCTCTAGTTCAA encodes:
- the LOC121255746 gene encoding protein SIEVE ELEMENT OCCLUSION C, encoding MLNLPPLLDLHPMNWLRNDPFSQSSTSFDEDIMIKKLHLAHEPDGRRLDSELLLRVTEHILLYAAGATSEAPATPVVSDLHFDAIGKYNEDNAEAFGSQEPLGQVIYKISSQILCKCSGEDDLHTRTMFLFDFLGKYKWDVKMVLVLTAFATSYGKFWLLMQLDPRDPLAVSVGMLKQLPKDFSKLKPRFKALSLLIKTMVDVTKCIIKFEGLPLSHVDLDKEISITKACIPEAAYWVARSVFTCSSQITDFIAIQPEQYRWYSDSTIIATWELSSLVFRLNRICSRLSQQVDQCHKQTETKIWQKLSNLFQQTSLDNREGLSMLCALTDDLPLKYCPSQEKFGVSEMKNKVVMLLITKPELLPMEELLLLVQQTSDHPLNKNYKGSYEIIWFPITCSEAWTDAEVGSFNFFSNSLPWYTIRQPWLLSSAVVNYIKKTWKYAGEPLMVVLDSKGIVTNLNAIDMIMIWGARAYPFSASREEELWKEEQWTLQLVIDHIDPQLAYWVEEGKNLCIYGSDSQEWIQEFNSKMRGIKSEGFQLEMVYVGKRNMDENVRNTLASIAEENLNGSLSFTKVQFFWLRLERLRKSKLRLGKTANTDHILEEVSALLDFSDKGWAVMGKGSSTDTVKLQGKDHPMQCSTLFSQGGENVTKMGFLDAIESAFEPSPLPVYCSHTSVIPYAEGLIEETAICQKCKHPMKKFVVYE